In one Candidatus Nitronereus thalassa genomic region, the following are encoded:
- the ruvB gene encoding Holliday junction branch migration DNA helicase RuvB yields MEDRLVANHLLDDEQPHEGSLRPQTLDEYIGQERMKESLRVCIEAAKRRSEPLDHAIFYGPPGLGKTTIAHIIAKEMGGTIRSTSGLVLNHAGDLAAILTNLQSHDVLFIDEIHRLPAGVEEALYPAMEDFQIDLVIGQGPATRTMKLDLPPFTLVGATTKAGSLTSPLRERFGLVYRLDFYTPEELDIIVNRSAGLLNIAIEPGGSTEIGRRARGTPRIANRLIKRVRDFAEVKAEGVITQKVANDALQWLGVDGAGFDEMDRKILLTILDKFNGGPVGVEALAAAVQEEKATLEDVYEPFLLQSGYLDRTARGRQVTTKAFQHFGKTKDLFG; encoded by the coding sequence ATGGAAGACCGCTTAGTCGCCAACCACCTTTTAGACGACGAGCAACCCCACGAAGGCTCCCTTCGTCCACAAACCCTCGATGAATACATTGGCCAGGAGCGGATGAAAGAGTCCCTCCGCGTCTGCATCGAAGCCGCCAAGCGCCGAAGCGAGCCTTTAGACCATGCAATTTTTTATGGCCCCCCTGGTCTTGGCAAAACAACCATCGCACATATCATCGCCAAGGAAATGGGCGGGACCATCAGATCGACCTCGGGATTAGTACTCAACCACGCCGGCGACCTCGCGGCCATTCTCACCAACTTACAAAGTCACGATGTCCTCTTCATCGATGAGATCCATCGGCTACCTGCAGGAGTTGAAGAAGCGCTCTATCCCGCCATGGAAGATTTTCAAATCGATCTGGTGATTGGGCAAGGACCCGCCACGCGCACGATGAAACTCGACTTGCCGCCCTTTACCCTCGTCGGCGCCACCACGAAAGCGGGGTCCCTCACCTCACCGCTTCGAGAACGATTCGGGCTCGTCTATCGTTTAGATTTTTATACACCCGAAGAATTGGACATTATTGTCAATCGTTCCGCAGGGCTGTTGAATATTGCCATCGAACCAGGTGGGTCTACCGAGATCGGTCGCCGCGCCCGCGGCACACCACGGATTGCCAATCGACTGATCAAACGCGTGAGAGATTTTGCAGAAGTCAAAGCCGAAGGTGTGATCACTCAGAAAGTCGCAAACGATGCGCTCCAATGGCTAGGTGTGGATGGCGCTGGCTTTGATGAAATGGATCGAAAGATCTTGCTTACGATTCTCGATAAATTCAACGGCGGCCCTGTGGGTGTCGAAGCGCTCGCCGCTGCAGTGCAAGAAGAAAAAGCGACACTTGAAGACGTGTACGAACCCTTCCTCCTTCAATCCGGCTACCTCGACCGCACGGCCAGAGGTAGGCAGGTGACGACTAAGGCCTTCCAGCATTTTGGGAAGACCAAAGATTTGTTTGGATAA
- the uvrA gene encoding excinuclease ABC subunit UvrA — MNHEIHIKGAREHNLKNLDVIIPRDQLVVITGLSGSGKSSLAFDTIYAEGQRRYVESLSAYARQFLEQMGKPDVDSIEGLSPAISIEQKSTSHNPRSTVGTVTEIYDYLRLLFARVGRPYCVNCGDPITAQTVQQMVDTIQALPVGAKCQVLAPIVRGRKGEYKKELLAARRAGFVRARIDGKILDLGETISLEKQRKHTIEIIVDRLVMKDEESLRRRLADSVETALKLTQGLVGILTDDDAVTLYSENLACINCGVSYPEITPRVFSFNSPHGACPACDGIGFVVSGCPDGQSYEEDDVCPVCQGARLKAESLAVKVGAKSIAELTKFSIRDAAGFFELLELTERERFIGQRILKEIRERLEFLLNVGLDYLTLDRAAATLSGGEGQRIRLATQIGSGLVGVLYILDEPSIGLHQRDNRRLLQTLLRLRDMGNTVVVVEHDAETMLAADHLVDMGPGAGVHGGYIVAQGTPNEVMHHPDSLTGKYLQGAHAVSLPSRTRKPKGFLSIEKAHKHNLKRITANIPLGTLTCVTGVSGSGKSTLILEVLFHSLSQLLYQKKPKIDGCKAIKGAEALDKVIDIDQSPIGRTPRSNPATYTGLFTFIRDLFAGLPESRVRGYKAGRYSFNVKGGRCEACQGDGLIKIEMHFLPDVYVTCEVCKGQRYNRETLDVRHKGKNIAEVLDMTVAEAVEFFEHIPPIKTKLQTLADVGLHYVKLGQSATTLSGGEAQRVKLSRELSKRATGRTLYILDEPTTGLHFADVQRLLDVLNRLVEGGNTVLVIEHNLDVIRNADWILDLGPDGGDRGGELVEMGSPVDLIRTGTSWTAQVLRESVEA; from the coding sequence ATGAACCACGAAATTCATATTAAAGGGGCGCGAGAGCATAATCTTAAGAATTTGGATGTGATTATCCCCCGAGACCAATTGGTGGTCATTACCGGGCTCAGTGGGTCCGGCAAATCCTCTTTGGCCTTTGACACGATTTATGCCGAGGGCCAGCGACGGTATGTCGAATCGCTGTCTGCCTATGCGCGGCAATTTCTCGAACAAATGGGGAAGCCCGATGTGGACTCCATCGAGGGCCTGTCTCCTGCCATTTCTATCGAACAAAAAAGTACAAGCCATAATCCTCGATCGACGGTGGGGACCGTCACGGAAATTTACGATTATCTCCGGCTGCTGTTTGCCCGAGTCGGACGCCCCTATTGTGTAAATTGTGGCGATCCCATCACCGCCCAAACCGTTCAGCAAATGGTGGATACCATTCAAGCCTTGCCAGTCGGGGCCAAGTGTCAAGTCTTGGCGCCCATCGTGCGCGGGCGAAAAGGAGAATACAAAAAAGAACTTTTGGCGGCGCGCCGCGCTGGGTTTGTCCGGGCTCGGATCGATGGAAAGATCCTGGATCTTGGCGAGACGATCTCCCTGGAAAAACAGCGCAAGCATACCATTGAAATTATCGTGGATCGGCTGGTTATGAAGGATGAAGAATCCTTGCGGCGTCGATTAGCGGATTCTGTGGAAACGGCGTTAAAACTCACGCAGGGGTTAGTCGGCATTTTGACCGATGACGATGCCGTGACGCTCTATAGCGAAAACCTGGCCTGTATCAATTGCGGGGTGAGTTATCCGGAAATCACCCCACGTGTGTTTTCCTTCAATAGCCCACACGGGGCTTGTCCAGCCTGCGATGGTATTGGGTTTGTCGTGTCAGGTTGTCCCGATGGTCAGAGCTACGAAGAAGACGATGTTTGTCCGGTCTGCCAGGGCGCTCGTCTGAAAGCCGAGAGTCTGGCAGTGAAGGTGGGAGCCAAGTCTATAGCCGAACTCACGAAGTTTTCCATTCGCGATGCTGCGGGGTTTTTTGAATTGCTGGAATTGACGGAACGGGAACGATTTATTGGCCAACGCATCCTTAAGGAAATTCGCGAACGTTTGGAATTTTTGTTGAATGTGGGATTGGACTATCTCACTCTGGATCGGGCTGCGGCCACCTTGTCGGGGGGGGAAGGGCAACGCATCCGGTTGGCCACGCAAATTGGGTCAGGTCTTGTGGGCGTGTTGTATATTTTGGACGAACCGAGCATCGGGTTGCATCAACGAGACAATCGGCGATTGCTTCAAACCTTATTGCGTCTGCGCGACATGGGAAATACCGTGGTCGTCGTCGAACATGATGCCGAAACCATGTTGGCGGCAGATCACCTCGTGGATATGGGACCTGGCGCCGGCGTTCATGGTGGCTATATCGTGGCTCAGGGTACCCCAAACGAGGTCATGCACCATCCGGATTCCTTAACCGGCAAGTATCTTCAGGGTGCGCATGCTGTTTCCTTGCCATCCCGCACCAGAAAGCCCAAAGGCTTTTTATCCATTGAGAAAGCTCATAAGCACAATTTGAAAAGGATTACCGCAAACATCCCTCTTGGAACATTGACTTGCGTGACTGGAGTGTCGGGATCAGGAAAAAGTACATTGATTCTAGAAGTGTTATTTCATTCCTTGTCCCAACTGTTATATCAGAAGAAACCCAAGATTGACGGATGTAAGGCTATCAAGGGCGCGGAGGCCTTGGATAAGGTGATTGATATTGACCAATCGCCGATTGGCCGAACCCCGCGGTCGAATCCCGCGACCTACACTGGCCTGTTCACCTTTATTCGTGACTTGTTTGCGGGATTACCTGAATCGCGTGTGCGGGGCTATAAAGCCGGTCGCTATAGTTTCAATGTCAAAGGGGGCCGATGCGAGGCCTGTCAGGGGGATGGTCTCATCAAAATCGAAATGCATTTTCTTCCCGATGTCTATGTGACGTGCGAGGTGTGTAAGGGGCAGCGATATAATCGAGAGACTCTTGATGTGCGACATAAGGGAAAAAATATCGCCGAGGTGTTGGATATGACGGTCGCCGAGGCCGTGGAGTTTTTCGAGCACATTCCCCCGATTAAGACCAAACTGCAAACGTTAGCCGATGTTGGGCTGCACTATGTCAAACTCGGGCAGTCCGCAACTACATTGTCAGGTGGTGAAGCTCAGCGTGTGAAGCTCTCTCGGGAATTATCCAAGCGAGCGACAGGTCGGACTCTGTATATTTTGGATGAGCCCACCACGGGGTTGCATTTTGCTGATGTCCAGCGGTTGTTAGATGTCTTGAATCGGTTAGTAGAGGGCGGCAATACGGTCTTAGTCATTGAGCATAATTTAGATGTGATTCGCAACGCGGATTGGATTCTTGATTTAGGGCCGGATGGTGGAGATCGTGGCGGCGAGTTGGTCGAAATGGGATCGCCCGTCGATCTCATTAGGACCGGAACATCATGGACGGCACAAGTCTTGAGGGAAAGTGTAGAGGCGTAG
- a CDS encoding farnesyl diphosphate synthase, translating into MSVDIKKYLEEKQQLVDGYLEANLPPIGTPPTVLHESIRYSLLAGGKRIRPILTVAAAESIGPPPKALLPVACAFEFIHTYSLIHDDLPAMDNDDFRRGKPTNHKVYGDGMAILAGDGLQTMAFEWCSRVDLVNDIEPYVQVQIIAELAHGSGNQGMVGGQVLDIQAENTKVDFAEIQNIHAHKTGKLIRAAVRAGALLSGANLTQFDQLTAYAEDIGLAFQIADDVLNVTGTREELGKDANTDAERGKQTYPSFYGLKGAKKLAQECADRAISRLSSFDEKADPLRGIAQYIVSRRN; encoded by the coding sequence ATGTCCGTCGATATCAAGAAATATCTAGAAGAAAAACAACAGCTGGTCGATGGATATTTGGAAGCGAATCTTCCGCCAATTGGCACGCCTCCAACGGTACTGCATGAATCGATTCGCTATAGCTTATTGGCTGGTGGAAAACGCATTCGTCCAATCTTAACGGTAGCCGCGGCTGAGTCGATTGGCCCTCCGCCTAAGGCTTTGTTGCCGGTGGCGTGCGCGTTTGAATTCATTCACACGTATTCGTTGATTCATGATGATTTGCCCGCCATGGATAACGACGATTTTCGTCGCGGCAAACCCACCAACCATAAAGTCTATGGCGATGGCATGGCGATTTTGGCGGGCGATGGATTGCAAACTATGGCCTTCGAGTGGTGTAGCCGGGTGGATTTGGTCAATGACATTGAACCGTATGTGCAAGTGCAGATTATCGCTGAACTCGCTCATGGCTCGGGCAATCAAGGTATGGTGGGCGGGCAGGTGTTGGATATACAGGCAGAGAATACCAAGGTGGACTTCGCTGAAATACAAAATATTCACGCTCATAAAACCGGGAAACTCATTCGCGCGGCCGTTCGGGCAGGTGCCTTGTTATCTGGGGCGAATCTCACGCAATTCGATCAATTGACGGCCTATGCCGAGGATATAGGTCTGGCTTTTCAAATTGCCGATGATGTGCTGAATGTCACAGGGACACGCGAAGAACTTGGAAAGGATGCCAATACCGACGCAGAGCGTGGCAAGCAAACATATCCATCGTTTTATGGTCTTAAGGGTGCAAAGAAGCTGGCGCAAGAATGTGCCGATCGAGCCATTAGCCGGTTAAGCAGTTTCGATGAAAAGGCAGATCCATTACGTGGAATTGCCCAATATATTGTGAGCCGCCGGAATTAG
- the hpnA gene encoding hopanoid-associated sugar epimerase, producing the protein MKALVTGATGFIGSAVARALLATGTEVRALVRQGTDVRALDGLAVETVHGDLCDAASLRSALCGCQQLYHVAAHYALWARDPSVFYRVNVDGTKALMEAARDAGIERIVYTSSVAALGVPKAGGVANEETQSSLEHMIGDYKRSKYLAEQEVLTFAKAGLPVVIVNPSAPIGVFDVKPTPTGQIVVDFMKGKIPAYMETGMNLTDVEDVAVGHLQAMERGRIGERYILGNRNLMLREIFEMLGVITGVKAPTMRLPRGLVLPLAHINQWIADYVTHQTPRIPLEGVRMAKYLMHYDCSKAIRELDLPQTPIEVALEKAVKWFRDHHYA; encoded by the coding sequence ATGAAAGCGTTAGTCACAGGTGCCACAGGGTTTATCGGTTCTGCCGTGGCTCGTGCTTTGCTTGCCACTGGGACCGAAGTCCGGGCCCTTGTGCGTCAAGGGACGGATGTGCGGGCCTTGGACGGGCTGGCGGTTGAAACCGTCCATGGCGATTTATGTGATGCGGCTTCATTGCGATCGGCTTTGTGCGGCTGCCAGCAGTTGTATCATGTGGCCGCGCATTATGCGTTATGGGCCAGGGATCCGTCGGTGTTTTATCGCGTCAATGTCGATGGCACCAAGGCCTTAATGGAAGCTGCTCGGGATGCGGGGATCGAACGAATTGTCTACACAAGCTCTGTCGCGGCTCTTGGTGTTCCAAAGGCAGGCGGCGTGGCGAATGAAGAGACCCAATCTTCTCTGGAACACATGATAGGGGATTACAAACGGTCGAAATATTTAGCTGAACAGGAAGTGCTCACCTTCGCAAAGGCCGGGTTGCCCGTGGTGATTGTGAATCCTTCGGCCCCTATTGGTGTGTTTGATGTCAAACCCACGCCAACCGGACAAATCGTGGTGGACTTTATGAAGGGAAAGATTCCTGCCTATATGGAAACGGGCATGAATCTTACCGATGTCGAGGATGTGGCGGTCGGGCATTTACAAGCGATGGAGCGCGGGCGAATCGGCGAGCGGTATATTCTTGGTAATCGAAACCTCATGCTTCGCGAAATTTTTGAGATGTTGGGTGTCATTACAGGTGTGAAGGCGCCGACTATGAGGTTGCCTCGTGGGTTAGTGCTCCCGCTCGCGCATATTAATCAGTGGATCGCGGACTACGTGACGCATCAGACCCCACGTATTCCTCTTGAAGGAGTACGGATGGCGAAGTACCTGATGCATTATGATTGTTCCAAGGCGATTCGGGAATTGGATTTGCCGCAAACTCCAATTGAAGTCGCGCTGGAAAAAGCCGTGAAGTGGTTTCGGGATCATCATTATGCATGA
- a CDS encoding carotenoid biosynthesis protein — MFGITWLTAFVCEFLSTRIGFPFGDYFYTGSTVGEELYISNIPFMDSLSFTFLLYASYCLALWFILPIHYSPQSKGKHLLLRGMLSWPVIGLTCLFFMFIDIVIDPVALQGGRWFLGQIYGYPDPGVYFGVPLANFIGWFIVGLIAMVGYRAVDQCPGILPPLAETMPVREILWGCGLYYSVLLFNLFVTFWIGEDLMGMAGCLIYLPITVLASLKLAGRLPVSDLMPRERGAGLH; from the coding sequence ATGTTTGGAATCACGTGGCTTACGGCGTTTGTGTGCGAGTTTTTATCTACGCGGATAGGGTTTCCCTTTGGCGATTATTTTTATACGGGGTCGACGGTGGGCGAGGAATTGTATATTTCAAATATCCCGTTTATGGATTCTTTGTCGTTTACCTTTCTGCTGTATGCCAGTTATTGTCTCGCGTTATGGTTTATCCTGCCGATTCACTATTCCCCTCAATCTAAGGGAAAGCATCTTCTATTGCGCGGAATGCTGTCCTGGCCGGTGATCGGACTGACCTGTCTGTTCTTTATGTTTATCGATATTGTGATTGACCCTGTGGCTCTTCAAGGAGGGCGTTGGTTTTTGGGCCAAATCTATGGCTATCCAGATCCTGGGGTGTACTTTGGCGTGCCGTTAGCGAATTTCATTGGCTGGTTTATTGTGGGGCTGATCGCCATGGTAGGGTATCGGGCAGTCGATCAATGTCCTGGGATTCTGCCGCCGCTTGCGGAGACTATGCCTGTTCGTGAAATTTTGTGGGGATGTGGTTTGTACTATAGCGTGCTCCTATTTAATTTATTTGTCACGTTTTGGATTGGTGAGGATTTGATGGGGATGGCCGGGTGTTTGATCTATCTGCCGATCACCGTGTTGGCAAGTCTGAAATTAGCGGGCAGACTTCCTGTTTCTGATCTCATGCCCCGGGAGCGGGGTGCAGGACTTCATTAG
- a CDS encoding phage holin family protein: protein MKGFLLRFMVTGLAVLVASKIISGIHIDSVASGIVAVLVLAILNALVRPILYLLSAPFIVVTLGLFMLVINGFLLGVVSYLVEGFQVDGFWPAVGGAVIISLVSGFMNMFIAERGQVEVAMSHSHGRKIRHIN from the coding sequence TTGAAAGGATTTCTTCTCCGATTCATGGTGACGGGACTCGCGGTATTGGTGGCGAGTAAAATAATCTCTGGCATACATATTGATTCCGTGGCGTCAGGTATTGTCGCCGTATTGGTTTTGGCCATTTTAAATGCCTTGGTTCGTCCCATTCTCTATTTGCTTTCGGCCCCATTTATCGTGGTCACCTTAGGATTGTTTATGCTGGTGATCAATGGATTTCTCCTCGGTGTGGTGTCCTATTTAGTTGAAGGATTTCAGGTGGATGGATTTTGGCCGGCCGTGGGGGGGGCGGTCATTATTAGCCTTGTGAGTGGATTCATGAATATGTTTATCGCTGAACGGGGACAAGTCGAAGTGGCGATGTCCCACTCTCATGGCAGAAAAATTCGTCATATCAATTGA
- a CDS encoding ATP-binding protein, which translates to MRKTPPPKPPALVSKQTTLQRILTTAVNDLGLDTTVAILNHAEGPFAPQVTRGFSDREVQAVLRALSGNFGNSETGTNGGNGFELKGAIGLRVVAPTSKNLLAVPLKDGAQTYGVVVLGKREGSAFSKRERTSIDSVGDSITKQLRDAELFDGTVILHQPKVSQEPVAKGEMASEVQGAQIRSYTSPQVQAKITELLTEAQATIPFDRGWVTLYDPLAASLEVLGGVAGHKKELLPGQILPLNESASGWAVRHRKPRIDHNLASTQGRFQDYKQLYREKFRCTLVFPFFVRGRVGGTVTFSSKTPNQYEATEAESKKLGPITTQLAQLFEDPECKLSVFSAPPVPENTSPDSSAPAISKEPDIRRQERQSALNEVSSFLAAEIREPMGFIRAQLEEVTGEGSLDFDSQTRVEAAMRDMIRMESLLHEILDFAKPLELDRRPCRIPQLIEDALSLIATDLKANRIEVTKEFPPRLAQVRWDIEKMQHVFLSIFKNALEAMSPGGRILLSATQQRGRQPEVIVRINNNGAPIPPEILEKVFEPYFTTKWSGTGLGLAMVKKIVEEHQGQIAIESHPEEGTTVELRLPTLRPKVPYRRRGGPPRRSRRKTE; encoded by the coding sequence ATGCGAAAAACTCCTCCTCCAAAGCCTCCGGCATTAGTTTCCAAACAAACGACACTTCAGCGGATTTTGACCACCGCAGTAAATGATTTGGGGTTGGATACGACCGTCGCCATTTTGAATCATGCCGAGGGGCCGTTTGCTCCTCAGGTGACCCGAGGATTTTCCGACCGGGAGGTTCAGGCGGTGCTGCGAGCGTTATCCGGCAATTTTGGGAATAGCGAAACGGGAACCAATGGCGGCAATGGATTTGAGCTCAAGGGGGCCATTGGTCTTCGGGTGGTGGCTCCGACCAGCAAAAATTTGTTGGCGGTTCCGCTGAAGGATGGAGCGCAAACGTATGGTGTGGTGGTCTTAGGAAAACGGGAAGGAAGTGCGTTTTCCAAAAGGGAACGAACGTCGATTGATTCGGTGGGAGATAGTATTACCAAGCAATTGCGGGACGCTGAACTTTTTGATGGAACGGTTATCCTTCATCAACCCAAAGTCAGTCAAGAACCGGTTGCCAAGGGAGAGATGGCGTCAGAGGTTCAAGGTGCCCAAATTCGAAGTTATACCTCCCCACAGGTTCAGGCCAAGATTACTGAGCTTTTGACCGAGGCTCAAGCCACGATCCCCTTCGATCGAGGCTGGGTCACTCTTTATGACCCCTTGGCGGCTTCCCTGGAGGTGTTAGGAGGGGTGGCAGGACATAAAAAAGAACTCCTTCCAGGTCAAATCTTGCCTTTGAATGAATCAGCATCTGGGTGGGCCGTTCGCCATCGGAAACCTCGGATTGATCATAACCTGGCCTCAACCCAAGGACGGTTCCAGGATTACAAGCAACTCTATCGTGAAAAATTTCGATGTACGCTTGTATTCCCGTTTTTTGTCAGAGGCCGGGTGGGAGGAACGGTGACGTTTTCATCAAAAACCCCAAATCAATACGAAGCGACAGAGGCCGAATCCAAGAAACTGGGACCGATTACGACACAATTGGCTCAACTTTTTGAAGATCCTGAGTGCAAACTTTCGGTTTTTTCGGCTCCCCCTGTACCTGAAAATACCTCGCCTGATTCCTCGGCGCCTGCGATTTCCAAAGAGCCAGATATTCGTCGTCAGGAGCGACAATCTGCGTTAAATGAGGTCAGTTCATTTTTGGCAGCGGAAATTCGTGAGCCCATGGGGTTTATCCGTGCGCAATTAGAGGAGGTGACTGGGGAGGGATCTCTGGATTTCGACTCTCAGACTCGAGTGGAAGCTGCCATGCGGGATATGATCCGGATGGAAAGCCTTCTTCATGAAATTCTGGATTTTGCCAAACCATTGGAATTGGACCGTCGTCCTTGTCGAATCCCCCAGCTCATTGAAGATGCCCTTTCGCTGATTGCGACGGATTTGAAGGCCAATCGAATTGAAGTGACTAAGGAGTTTCCGCCTCGGTTGGCCCAGGTGCGGTGGGATATTGAGAAAATGCAACATGTTTTTTTAAGTATATTTAAGAATGCCCTAGAGGCTATGTCCCCGGGAGGCCGAATTCTTCTATCTGCCACACAGCAACGAGGCCGGCAACCAGAAGTCATTGTTCGGATTAATAATAACGGGGCCCCTATTCCGCCTGAGATTCTCGAAAAGGTGTTTGAGCCATATTTCACCACAAAATGGTCGGGAACCGGCCTTGGGTTGGCCATGGTGAAAAAAATTGTTGAAGAGCACCAGGGGCAAATTGCCATTGAGAGCCACCCCGAAGAGGGAACGACAGTGGAATTGAGGCTGCCCACTCTTCGACCAAAAGTCCCCTACCGACGGCGAGGTGGGCCTCCTAGAAGGTCACGGAGAAAGACAGAATAA
- a CDS encoding class I SAM-dependent methyltransferase produces the protein MVHRVETPLGKILRERILGEGPMTFRDFMDQALFHPELGFYSKGPEIGSRDGTFNTNAMFPAFAFCLARAVEQAESIIGEPLRIVELGAGTGELGTGILSFLPTAREYVAVEPSSGLQHKQKARGLAAVKTVEDLSPRPSFVFGNEVLDALPVHRVMNDGQGNLMEFYVSINPQGGFEEILGEPSTSALSSRLQSEGVTLGRGQMAEVCLELDPFIQSIASIISKGYLIFLDYGDEALALYHYTRRNGSLRCYFRQQQVHDPFNHIGEQDITADVDFTALDKAACCSGLGTAGQAWQGTWLKNLGIHQFQPKGVDPKELQNQIEQLTNPARLGSTFDVWAWRTPNIPLPPGFS, from the coding sequence ATGGTGCATCGAGTTGAGACTCCTTTAGGGAAAATTCTTCGCGAACGAATACTCGGGGAAGGCCCAATGACCTTTCGAGATTTCATGGATCAGGCGTTGTTTCATCCGGAGTTAGGTTTTTATTCCAAAGGTCCTGAGATTGGTTCTCGGGATGGAACCTTCAATACGAATGCCATGTTTCCAGCCTTTGCCTTTTGTTTAGCCCGCGCCGTGGAACAAGCCGAGTCGATAATCGGCGAGCCCCTCCGTATTGTAGAACTTGGTGCGGGGACTGGCGAGTTAGGCACCGGAATTCTTTCTTTTCTCCCTACTGCCCGCGAGTATGTCGCAGTGGAACCAAGTTCTGGCCTTCAGCATAAGCAAAAAGCTCGTGGATTAGCAGCCGTGAAGACTGTTGAAGATTTGTCCCCTCGTCCGTCATTTGTATTTGGGAATGAGGTCCTTGATGCGCTGCCTGTTCACCGTGTGATGAATGATGGCCAAGGAAATTTAATGGAATTCTATGTTTCGATTAATCCACAGGGTGGATTCGAGGAGATACTAGGAGAGCCTTCGACTTCCGCACTTTCTTCAAGGTTACAATCTGAGGGTGTAACGCTCGGACGGGGTCAGATGGCAGAAGTCTGTTTAGAACTTGATCCTTTCATTCAGAGCATAGCGTCAATCATTTCAAAGGGGTACCTCATTTTTCTCGATTATGGGGATGAGGCGTTGGCTTTGTATCATTACACGCGTCGAAATGGTTCACTGCGATGCTATTTTCGACAACAGCAGGTGCATGATCCGTTTAACCATATAGGAGAACAGGACATCACCGCGGATGTGGATTTTACGGCCCTTGATAAGGCTGCGTGTTGTAGTGGCTTAGGAACGGCAGGTCAGGCCTGGCAGGGAACATGGTTAAAGAATCTAGGGATTCACCAATTTCAGCCAAAGGGCGTTGATCCAAAAGAGCTGCAAAATCAAATTGAGCAATTGACGAATCCTGCGAGACTGGGAAGTACCTTTGATGTGTGGGCCTGGAGAACGCCAAACATTCCCCTGCCCCCTGGCTTTTCATGA
- a CDS encoding tetratricopeptide repeat protein: MKTLTKTHQSFLLKIWALALLGISTGLATLSGCAISTDRHVNTQVAPVRPHENQSHSASVLLNHKQSALYQQMLMQGNYSDAAIFESFQHIQPLQSSPSSMFTNISAPPTDNLPIHPFQKTGSHTSARGSGPQLSANWHTTVGWKLVLDGNYRGAESAYRQALRQNANSAEAYLGLGMALSLQGNRQKAISAYEEAIKIQPDYAAALVHLGYAYTEGVTEGGPNLTKARTLFQQASKLGDPFALLALLDLQARKESA; encoded by the coding sequence GTGAAAACTCTGACAAAAACACACCAGTCGTTTCTATTGAAGATTTGGGCTTTAGCTCTTCTCGGAATTTCTACAGGATTAGCGACGCTATCTGGATGTGCGATATCGACTGACAGACATGTGAATACGCAAGTAGCTCCAGTGAGACCACATGAAAATCAAAGTCATTCAGCCTCTGTTCTCCTAAACCACAAACAATCGGCGTTGTATCAGCAGATGTTGATGCAGGGAAATTATTCGGATGCAGCGATATTCGAAAGCTTTCAGCATATTCAGCCGTTACAGTCTTCTCCTTCTTCGATGTTCACGAACATATCAGCGCCACCGACCGATAATCTCCCAATTCACCCATTTCAGAAGACGGGAAGTCACACATCTGCTAGAGGATCTGGCCCCCAGCTCAGCGCCAATTGGCATACAACAGTCGGATGGAAATTAGTCTTGGATGGAAATTATCGTGGAGCTGAATCCGCGTATCGGCAAGCTCTTCGACAGAATGCAAATTCTGCGGAAGCCTATTTAGGGCTTGGGATGGCGTTGAGTCTACAAGGCAATCGGCAAAAGGCCATATCCGCCTATGAAGAAGCCATCAAAATTCAACCAGACTATGCAGCAGCCTTGGTGCATTTGGGATATGCCTACACCGAAGGAGTGACCGAAGGTGGGCCAAACCTTACAAAGGCGCGCACATTATTTCAACAGGCCTCAAAGCTTGGCGACCCTTTTGCCCTCTTGGCGTTGTTAGACTTACAAGCACGAAAAGAATCTGCTTAA
- a CDS encoding glutaredoxin family protein, which translates to MAEPIEEEIQQEIKKHKILIYGKGTKTAPQCGFTVETMEFFDKFGFPYELINVLENPAKRETLSRMTNWPTLPKVFINGQFYGDTDVLGPMETKGELKPLLDQAFSSPSS; encoded by the coding sequence ATGGCTGAACCCATTGAAGAGGAAATTCAACAAGAAATTAAAAAACACAAAATTTTAATTTACGGAAAAGGAACCAAGACCGCCCCACAATGTGGGTTTACTGTAGAAACCATGGAATTTTTTGACAAATTTGGTTTTCCTTATGAACTCATTAATGTATTGGAAAATCCCGCCAAGCGAGAAACACTCTCCCGCATGACGAATTGGCCAACCCTGCCTAAAGTATTCATCAATGGCCAATTTTATGGCGATACTGACGTCTTAGGGCCCATGGAAACAAAGGGGGAGCTCAAACCCTTGCTCGATCAAGCATTTTCCAGCCCCTCTTCTTAA